The Congregibacter litoralis KT71 genome contains a region encoding:
- the rplQ gene encoding 50S ribosomal protein L17: MRHRQSGRQLNRNSSHRKAMFRNMTISLVEHELIRTTLPKAKELRGYAEPLITLAKNDSVANRRLAFDRVRNKAAVGKLFTELGPRYQARPGGYIRILKCGYRTGDKAPMAYVELVDRPEPESYDDAGEE, encoded by the coding sequence ATGCGTCATCGTCAAAGCGGACGTCAGTTAAACCGCAATAGCTCACACCGGAAAGCCATGTTTCGTAACATGACCATATCTCTGGTCGAGCATGAGCTGATTCGTACTACCCTGCCTAAAGCGAAAGAGCTTCGTGGTTATGCAGAGCCCCTCATCACGCTGGCGAAAAACGACAGCGTTGCGAACCGCCGCCTGGCCTTTGATCGCGTGCGCAACAAGGCTGCTGTGGGCAAGCTGTTCACGGAGCTGGGTCCACGCTACCAGGCGCGTCCTGGCGGCTACATCCGCATTCTAAAGTGCGGATACCGTACCGGGGACAAGGCACCCATGGCTTACGTGGAGCTCGTAGATCGTCCCGAGCCCGAGAGCTACGACGACGCTGGCGAAGAATAA
- a CDS encoding MFS transporter, translating to MTALERRVVAALALLYSFRMLGLFMALPLLALYAADMLGASPLMIGVALGAYGATQALLQIPLGWLSDKIGRKPVILGGLALFVLGSVVAALAESVPMIAVGRALQGAGAISGSVMALAADLTSEEQRTKAMAVIGISIGLSFALALICGPLLAAWGGLAAVFWMTAALAVLGMAIVLLGIPSAVARTHEGVGADRNMFRPVLKDPVLQRLNGSVFLLHFMLTASFLVVPAVIEGSMGVPRDSHWRVYLPVLVVSLLGMYPFLRLSERGGRPGLALKLTVLIMPLSLAALFLGKNTLLLYAALCGFFTAVNYLEAALPSLVSKAVFAHGKGTAMGIYATCQFLGAFAGGTTGGLVYGSGGLPALLWLVIAAAILWLLLIWRIAPRSESGAAASAF from the coding sequence ATGACAGCGCTGGAGCGCCGCGTCGTAGCTGCCCTGGCGCTCCTGTACAGCTTTCGCATGCTCGGTCTGTTCATGGCATTGCCCCTGCTGGCGCTCTATGCCGCGGACATGCTGGGTGCATCGCCATTGATGATTGGTGTGGCTCTCGGCGCCTACGGTGCCACCCAGGCCCTGCTGCAGATTCCCCTTGGCTGGCTCTCGGATAAAATCGGCCGCAAGCCCGTTATCCTCGGCGGCCTCGCGCTGTTTGTGCTCGGTAGCGTCGTGGCGGCGCTGGCGGAGAGCGTGCCGATGATTGCCGTGGGCCGCGCGCTGCAGGGTGCCGGTGCCATCTCCGGATCGGTGATGGCCCTGGCTGCGGACCTCACCTCGGAGGAGCAGCGCACCAAGGCCATGGCCGTGATCGGCATCAGCATCGGCCTCTCCTTTGCCCTGGCGCTGATCTGCGGCCCGCTCCTCGCGGCCTGGGGCGGCCTGGCGGCGGTGTTCTGGATGACCGCGGCGCTGGCGGTGCTGGGTATGGCCATCGTCCTTCTGGGCATTCCCTCGGCGGTAGCCCGCACCCACGAGGGTGTGGGCGCGGATCGCAATATGTTCCGACCCGTACTCAAAGATCCCGTCTTACAGCGGCTGAATGGATCCGTGTTCCTGCTCCACTTTATGCTGACGGCCTCCTTTTTGGTCGTGCCGGCGGTGATTGAAGGGAGTATGGGGGTTCCCCGGGATTCCCACTGGCGGGTCTATCTCCCGGTGCTGGTGGTGTCCCTCCTGGGTATGTATCCCTTTTTGCGACTTTCCGAACGGGGAGGCCGGCCCGGGCTGGCGCTGAAACTGACGGTGCTGATCATGCCCTTGTCTCTGGCGGCATTGTTCCTCGGCAAGAATACGCTGCTGCTCTATGCCGCATTGTGTGGCTTCTTCACAGCGGTGAATTACCTTGAGGCGGCGTTGCCGTCCCTCGTCAGTAAGGCCGTGTTTGCCCACGGTAAGGGGACCGCTATGGGTATCTACGCCACCTGCCAGTTTCTCGGTGCTTTTGCCGGCGGGACCACGGGGGGGTTGGTCTACGGATCCGGAGGGCTGCCGGCGCTCCTGTGGCTGGTGATAGCGGCGGCGATTCTCTGGCTGTTATTGATCTGGCGCATCGCTCCCCGCTCTGAATCCGGGGCCGCAGCCAGCGCTTTCTGA
- the rplF gene encoding 50S ribosomal protein L6, translating into MSRVANNPVSLPKGVELTVDGREVQVKGAKGSLTLSLYDGVNIDQEDGTVTFAYDSDASKAMAGTTRALVNNMVKGVSEGWQKKLVLNGVGYRAKASGKSVNLTIGLSHPVDFELPEGLSAETPSQTEIVVSGIDKQAVGEAAAKIRAFRPPEPYKGKGIRYADEHVRRKEAKKK; encoded by the coding sequence ATGTCCAGAGTTGCAAACAATCCAGTCTCCCTGCCGAAAGGCGTGGAGTTGACCGTGGACGGTCGTGAAGTGCAGGTAAAGGGTGCCAAGGGCTCTCTGACCCTGTCTCTTTATGATGGCGTCAACATTGACCAGGAAGATGGCACTGTGACCTTCGCTTATGACAGCGATGCGTCAAAAGCGATGGCGGGTACGACCCGTGCGCTGGTGAACAACATGGTCAAGGGCGTGTCTGAGGGGTGGCAGAAGAAGCTGGTCCTCAACGGTGTTGGTTATCGTGCCAAGGCGTCGGGAAAGTCGGTCAATCTGACCATCGGACTGTCCCACCCGGTCGATTTTGAGCTGCCCGAAGGGCTCAGCGCTGAGACACCGTCCCAGACTGAGATCGTGGTCAGCGGAATAGACAAGCAGGCTGTGGGCGAAGCGGCGGCGAAAATCCGTGCCTTCCGTCCACCGGAGCCATACAAAGGCAAAGGTATTCGTTACGCGGATGAGCATGTCCGTCGTAAGGAAGCCAAGAAGAAGTAA
- a CDS encoding DNA-directed RNA polymerase subunit alpha, protein MQSSVKDLLTPRKINVAEKSKTRAQVTLEPLERGFGHTLGNALRRILLSSMPGCAITEVEIDGVLHEYSAIEGVQEDVIEILLNLKGVALIMNGKDEAELVLSKEGEGPVTAADIQTDHDIEICNPEHLICTLNSKSAVHMKLTIARGRGYSPADARENPEEETRSIGRLQLDATFSPVMRVSYVVEAARVEQRTDLDKLVLDLETNGTIDPEEAIRRAATILNDQLRVFVDLQSETQAVTSDAEDEVDPVLLRPVDDLELTVRSANCLKAENIYYIGDLVQRTEVELLKTPNLGKKSLTEIKDVLASRGLSLGMRLESWPPASLRNDEKVLSA, encoded by the coding sequence ATGCAATCATCAGTTAAAGATTTACTGACTCCTCGCAAGATTAACGTTGCGGAAAAGAGCAAGACCCGTGCTCAGGTAACCCTTGAGCCCCTGGAGCGTGGTTTTGGACACACGCTGGGTAACGCTTTGCGTCGTATCCTGCTTTCTTCCATGCCCGGCTGCGCCATTACCGAGGTGGAAATCGATGGTGTGCTACACGAGTACTCCGCGATTGAGGGTGTTCAGGAAGATGTGATCGAGATTCTTCTGAATCTCAAGGGTGTCGCGCTGATCATGAATGGCAAGGACGAAGCAGAGCTGGTACTGAGCAAGGAAGGCGAAGGCCCGGTTACAGCGGCAGACATCCAGACTGATCATGATATTGAAATCTGTAATCCAGAGCACCTGATCTGCACTCTGAACAGCAAGTCTGCGGTTCATATGAAGCTGACCATTGCTCGCGGTCGTGGTTACTCACCGGCGGATGCCCGTGAGAACCCTGAAGAAGAGACGCGCTCCATCGGTCGTCTTCAGTTGGATGCCACTTTCTCGCCGGTAATGCGGGTTTCCTACGTGGTAGAAGCGGCGCGGGTAGAACAGCGAACGGACCTCGATAAGCTGGTACTCGATCTGGAGACCAACGGCACGATTGATCCCGAGGAAGCAATTCGTCGCGCCGCCACGATTCTAAATGATCAGCTTCGCGTGTTTGTGGATCTGCAGAGTGAGACGCAGGCGGTCACCAGCGATGCTGAAGACGAAGTGGATCCCGTATTGCTCCGTCCCGTAGACGACCTCGAGTTGACTGTGCGCTCTGCAAACTGTCTGAAGGCTGAGAACATTTACTACATCGGTGATCTGGTTCAGCGCACGGAAGTCGAGCTGCTCAAGACCCCGAACCTGGGTAAGAAGTCACTGACAGAGATCAAGGACGTACTGGCATCGCGCGGTCTGTCTCTGGGCATGCGACTTGAGAGCTGGCCACCGGCCAGTCTCCGGAATGATGAGAAGGTGCTGAGCGCCTGA
- the rpmJ gene encoding 50S ribosomal protein L36, whose translation MKVRASVKKICRNCKVVRRKGVVRVICNTDPRHKQRQG comes from the coding sequence ATGAAAGTTAGAGCATCGGTAAAAAAGATCTGCAGAAACTGCAAGGTCGTTCGTCGCAAGGGTGTGGTTCGCGTGATCTGCAACACAGATCCTCGTCACAAGCAGCGTCAGGGCTAA
- the rpsK gene encoding 30S ribosomal protein S11, producing the protein MAKPGAKSTRKKITRTIADGIAHIHASFNNTIITITDRQGNTLSWATSGGSGFRGSRKSTPFAAQVAAERAGEAAKEYGLQNLDVQVKGPGPGRESAVRALNACGYKISNITDVTPIPHNGCRPPKKRRV; encoded by the coding sequence ATGGCTAAGCCAGGTGCCAAGAGCACGCGCAAGAAAATCACGCGCACCATCGCTGATGGAATCGCGCACATTCATGCGTCATTTAACAACACCATCATCACTATCACCGATCGTCAGGGCAACACCCTGAGCTGGGCCACCTCCGGTGGGTCAGGTTTCCGTGGTTCACGTAAGAGCACGCCATTTGCCGCACAGGTTGCAGCAGAGCGCGCCGGTGAAGCGGCTAAAGAGTACGGTCTTCAGAATTTAGATGTACAGGTAAAAGGTCCGGGACCTGGTCGCGAGTCGGCCGTCCGTGCCCTGAATGCCTGTGGTTACAAGATCAGCAATATCACTGACGTGACGCCGATCCCCCACAATGGTTGTCGTCCGCCCAAGAAGCGTCGCGTTTAA
- the rpsD gene encoding 30S ribosomal protein S4, with product MARYIGPKCKLARREGTDLFLKSGVRSLESKCKPESVPGQHGARRGRLSDYGVQLREKQKVRRIYGVLEKQFRNYYKEAARLKGATGENLLQLLESRLDNVVYRIGFGSTRSEARQLVAHKAILVNGKVVNIASYKVKAGDVVSLREKAKKQLRVQSAMALAAQRGEPEWIDVNVEKLEAVYKAAPDRQELTSEINENLIVELYSK from the coding sequence ATGGCTCGTTATATTGGCCCAAAGTGTAAGCTCGCTCGCCGCGAGGGCACTGACCTGTTTTTGAAGAGCGGCGTTCGTTCGCTTGAATCGAAGTGTAAGCCGGAGTCTGTCCCCGGGCAGCATGGTGCTCGCCGTGGACGTTTGTCCGATTACGGCGTGCAGCTGCGCGAGAAGCAGAAGGTACGTCGTATTTACGGAGTGCTCGAAAAGCAATTCCGCAACTATTACAAGGAGGCTGCTCGCCTGAAGGGCGCGACCGGTGAAAACCTGCTTCAGCTTCTCGAGAGCCGTCTGGATAACGTGGTTTATCGCATTGGTTTCGGCTCCACGCGCTCCGAAGCACGTCAGCTGGTCGCTCACAAGGCGATCCTGGTGAACGGTAAGGTTGTGAACATCGCGTCTTACAAGGTTAAGGCAGGTGACGTAGTGTCCCTGCGCGAGAAGGCTAAAAAGCAGCTGCGTGTGCAGTCGGCAATGGCCCTCGCCGCACAGCGCGGTGAGCCTGAGTGGATTGACGTGAATGTCGAGAAGCTGGAGGCGGTTTACAAGGCTGCGCCGGATCGGCAGGAACTGACTTCTGAGATCAACGAGAACCTGATCGTCGAGCTGTACTCCAAGTAA
- the secY gene encoding preprotein translocase subunit SecY codes for MAELPSANRAGLGELFARLRFVLVAIIVYRIGTHIPVPGIDPNQLAALFNQNQGTILGLANMFSGGALERMSILALGIMPYISASIIMQLMSAVTPQLEQLKKEGEAGRRKISQYTRYLTVVLAIVQATGMTVGMANQGMSYNSGLLFFIIAITSLVTGAVFMMWLGEQITEKGVGNGISLLIFAGIVAGLPSAIGQSLEQARQGEINILALLLILTLAIAVIYMIVFIERGQRRITVNYAKRQQGRKMYQAQSSHLPLKVNMAGVIPAIFASSILLFPASIAQWFGQSGGADWLQDLAVAIGPGQPLNILLFTIFIVFFCFFYTALMFNPQEVADNLKKSGAFVPGIRPGQQTANYIDGVLTRLTVFGSAYIALVCLLPQFLVVTWNVPFYLGGTSLLIVVVVVMDFMAQVQSHMMSHQYDSVMKKANLKNYGSAGRVR; via the coding sequence ATGGCCGAGTTACCCTCAGCAAACCGTGCCGGACTGGGCGAGCTTTTTGCTCGCCTTCGTTTTGTATTGGTCGCGATAATTGTGTACCGCATCGGTACGCACATTCCTGTGCCGGGTATCGATCCGAATCAGCTCGCGGCGCTTTTTAACCAGAATCAGGGCACCATTCTGGGACTGGCGAATATGTTTTCCGGCGGCGCTCTGGAGCGTATGAGTATTCTCGCCCTGGGCATCATGCCGTACATCTCTGCATCCATCATCATGCAGCTGATGTCCGCGGTGACACCCCAGTTGGAGCAGCTCAAGAAAGAAGGTGAGGCTGGGCGACGCAAGATAAGTCAGTACACGCGCTACCTGACGGTGGTACTCGCCATCGTGCAGGCGACGGGCATGACCGTGGGTATGGCGAACCAGGGCATGAGCTACAACTCGGGCCTGCTGTTCTTCATCATTGCGATCACGTCCCTGGTTACCGGCGCCGTGTTCATGATGTGGCTCGGCGAGCAGATCACCGAGAAGGGTGTAGGTAACGGTATTTCTCTGCTGATCTTCGCGGGAATTGTGGCCGGCCTGCCATCCGCCATTGGTCAGTCTCTGGAGCAGGCCCGGCAGGGAGAGATCAACATATTGGCCCTCTTGCTGATCCTCACCCTGGCGATAGCCGTGATCTACATGATTGTATTTATTGAGCGGGGTCAGCGCCGGATCACCGTGAATTACGCCAAGCGACAGCAGGGGCGGAAGATGTATCAGGCGCAGAGCTCGCATCTGCCCCTCAAGGTCAACATGGCGGGCGTGATCCCAGCGATCTTTGCGAGCAGCATTCTGCTGTTCCCCGCCTCCATTGCCCAGTGGTTCGGGCAGTCCGGTGGCGCCGACTGGCTCCAGGATCTCGCGGTGGCTATTGGTCCCGGGCAGCCCCTGAACATTCTGCTGTTTACCATATTTATCGTGTTCTTCTGCTTCTTCTACACGGCGTTGATGTTCAACCCCCAGGAAGTTGCAGATAACCTGAAGAAGTCCGGAGCGTTTGTGCCCGGTATCCGTCCGGGTCAGCAGACGGCTAATTACATCGATGGCGTGTTAACGCGACTCACGGTGTTTGGTTCTGCCTACATTGCCCTGGTATGTCTACTGCCGCAGTTTCTGGTGGTGACCTGGAACGTACCTTTTTATCTGGGCGGTACATCGCTGCTCATCGTCGTTGTAGTGGTCATGGACTTCATGGCGCAGGTGCAGAGCCACATGATGTCTCACCAGTACGACTCGGTGATGAAAAAGGCCAATCTGAAGAATTATGGAAGCGCGGGCCGTGTTCGTTAA
- the rpmD gene encoding 50S ribosomal protein L30: MAKATIKVTLTKSSNGRLKNHRACVAGLGLRRIGHTVEVEDTPSVRGMINKVSYMLNVEEQA; this comes from the coding sequence ATGGCTAAGGCAACGATTAAGGTCACCCTGACCAAGAGCAGCAACGGGCGGTTAAAGAATCACCGCGCCTGCGTAGCCGGTTTGGGACTGCGCCGCATTGGACACACGGTGGAGGTGGAAGACACCCCCTCGGTACGCGGCATGATTAACAAAGTCAGCTATATGCTGAACGTGGAGGAACAGGCGTGA
- the rpsE gene encoding 30S ribosomal protein S5, producing MAFNDQKQQDGDLQEKLVQVNRVAKVVKGGRIFGFTALTVVGDGKGRVGFGRGKAREVPVAIQKAMEAARRNMIQVDLDNGTIQYPIKARHGASKVYMQPASEGTGVIAGGAMRAVLEIAGVHNVLAKCYGSTNPVNVVRATFNGLRDMASPESVAAKRGKSVEEIYG from the coding sequence ATGGCGTTTAACGATCAGAAGCAGCAAGACGGCGATCTCCAGGAAAAACTGGTTCAGGTCAACCGTGTGGCAAAAGTAGTGAAGGGCGGCCGGATCTTTGGTTTTACCGCGCTTACTGTTGTTGGCGACGGCAAGGGTCGCGTTGGTTTCGGCCGTGGCAAGGCGCGTGAAGTGCCTGTTGCCATTCAGAAAGCAATGGAAGCGGCTCGACGCAACATGATTCAGGTGGATCTCGACAACGGGACGATCCAGTACCCCATCAAGGCACGTCATGGTGCTTCCAAGGTGTACATGCAGCCTGCCTCTGAAGGTACCGGCGTGATCGCTGGTGGCGCCATGCGCGCGGTTCTCGAGATCGCCGGTGTCCACAACGTTCTGGCCAAATGCTATGGCTCCACAAACCCGGTGAACGTGGTGCGAGCCACCTTCAATGGTCTGCGTGATATGGCATCTCCCGAGTCGGTGGCTGCCAAGCGTGGAAAGAGCGTCGAAGAGATTTACGGTTAA
- the uvrA gene encoding excinuclease ABC subunit UvrA, with protein MDTIQLRGARTHNLKNINLDIPRDKLVVITGLSGSGKSSLAFDTLYAEGQRRYVESLSTYARQFLSMMEKPDIDHVEGLSPAISIEQKSTSHNPRSTVGTITEIYDYLRLLFARVGKPHCPTHKRHLQAQTVSQMVDTVLAQPEGAKLMLLAPVVRERKGEHHHVFEELRGAGFVRARVDGSVRDLDDLPDLDKKKKHSIEVVVDRFKVRDDLKQRLAESFETALELTDGLALVVDMDGESADLVFSARFACPECGHSINELEPRLFSFNNPAGACGSCDGLGVRQFFDPQRVVLFPEASLAEGAIRGWDRRNVYYFHMLTSLASHFGFDIDTPFEELSAKHRKIILEGSGKEEVSFSYVNDRGDVFKRSHAFEGIIPNMERRYRDTESQSVREDLAKFLTTAPCAECGGSRLCEDARHVLVDDRNLPEITALPVGQAEDYFAALDLKGRDAEIADKILKEIRARYRFLVDVGLNYLSLDRSAETLSGGEAQRIRLASQIGAGLVGVMYILDEPSIGLHQRDNERLLRTLTHLRDLGNTVLVVEHDEDAIRTADHIIDIGPGAGVHGGTVVAEGDAQAIMDEKNSLTGAYLSGERCIEVPEKRVGKDDDKLLRLSKASGNNLQEVDLEIPVGLLTCVTGVSGSGKSTLINATLYPLAATALNGATTLTPAAHEGMEGLEHIDKCIDIDQSPIGRTPRSNPATYTGIFTPVRELFSGTQEARSRGYKPGRFSFNVKGGRCEACQGDGVTKVEMHFLPDIYVPCDICKGRRYNRETLDIRYKGKNIHEVLDMTVEDALAFFEAVPTIARKLQTLMDVGLSYVRLGQAATTLSGGEAQRVKLSRELSKRDTGRTLYILDEPTTGLHFEDIRQLLQVLHRLRDHGNTVVIIEHNLDVIKTADWIVDLGPEGGSGGGQIIATGTPETVAKNKQSHTGHFLKPMLGTNKPGKSKAA; from the coding sequence ATGGATACAATTCAACTGCGTGGTGCGCGCACGCACAACCTGAAGAATATCAACCTCGATATTCCCCGGGATAAGCTGGTCGTCATCACGGGACTATCGGGTTCAGGGAAGTCCTCCCTCGCCTTTGACACGCTCTATGCGGAAGGTCAGCGGCGCTATGTGGAATCCCTGTCCACTTACGCGCGCCAGTTCCTGAGCATGATGGAAAAACCCGATATCGATCATGTGGAGGGACTTTCGCCGGCGATCTCCATCGAACAGAAGTCCACGTCGCACAACCCCCGGTCCACCGTGGGCACCATCACGGAAATCTACGACTATCTCCGACTGCTGTTTGCCCGGGTCGGCAAGCCTCACTGCCCCACGCACAAACGCCATCTCCAGGCGCAGACCGTCAGTCAGATGGTGGATACGGTGCTGGCGCAGCCCGAGGGTGCGAAGCTGATGTTATTGGCGCCTGTGGTTCGCGAGCGGAAAGGCGAGCATCACCATGTGTTTGAAGAGCTGCGCGGCGCCGGCTTTGTCCGTGCCCGGGTAGACGGCAGCGTCAGGGACCTTGACGATCTGCCCGATCTGGATAAAAAGAAGAAGCACAGCATCGAGGTCGTGGTGGACCGCTTTAAGGTGCGGGATGACCTCAAGCAGCGCCTCGCGGAGTCTTTTGAAACAGCGCTGGAACTGACGGACGGTTTAGCCCTGGTGGTGGACATGGACGGCGAATCGGCCGATCTGGTGTTCTCAGCGCGCTTTGCATGTCCCGAGTGCGGCCACAGCATTAACGAGCTGGAGCCACGCCTGTTCTCCTTCAACAACCCCGCGGGCGCCTGTGGAAGCTGCGACGGCCTGGGCGTCAGGCAGTTTTTTGACCCCCAAAGGGTCGTTCTGTTTCCCGAGGCCAGCCTCGCCGAAGGCGCGATCCGGGGCTGGGATCGCCGCAACGTGTACTACTTTCACATGCTGACGTCCCTGGCCAGCCACTTTGGCTTTGATATCGATACGCCCTTTGAGGAACTTTCGGCAAAGCACCGCAAGATTATTCTCGAGGGTAGCGGCAAGGAAGAAGTCAGTTTTTCCTATGTCAACGATCGCGGGGACGTGTTCAAGCGCTCCCATGCCTTTGAGGGCATCATCCCCAACATGGAGCGACGCTACCGGGATACAGAGTCCCAGTCCGTACGGGAAGACCTGGCAAAATTTCTGACCACAGCCCCCTGCGCCGAGTGCGGTGGCAGCCGTCTTTGTGAGGACGCGCGGCATGTCCTCGTAGACGACCGCAATCTGCCCGAGATTACCGCCTTACCGGTAGGTCAGGCAGAGGATTACTTCGCCGCCCTGGATCTGAAAGGCAGAGACGCGGAAATCGCCGATAAAATACTCAAGGAAATACGTGCCCGATACCGTTTTCTTGTCGATGTAGGGCTTAACTACCTGAGCCTTGATCGCAGCGCCGAAACCCTTTCCGGCGGCGAGGCACAGCGGATTCGCCTGGCCTCCCAGATCGGTGCCGGACTCGTAGGCGTAATGTACATCCTCGATGAGCCGTCTATCGGCCTGCACCAGCGCGATAATGAACGTCTCCTGCGCACCCTCACGCATCTTCGGGATCTGGGCAACACGGTGCTCGTGGTAGAGCATGATGAAGATGCCATTCGCACCGCAGACCACATCATCGACATCGGCCCGGGTGCGGGTGTCCATGGCGGCACTGTTGTGGCCGAGGGCGATGCCCAGGCCATCATGGACGAGAAAAACTCTTTGACGGGTGCGTATCTCTCCGGGGAGCGGTGCATCGAAGTCCCCGAGAAGCGCGTAGGCAAAGATGACGACAAACTCCTTCGTCTCAGCAAAGCATCCGGCAATAACCTGCAGGAGGTGGATCTGGAGATTCCTGTAGGCCTCCTGACCTGCGTAACCGGCGTGTCCGGCTCCGGCAAGTCAACGCTGATCAACGCGACCCTGTATCCCCTCGCAGCCACAGCGCTGAACGGTGCAACCACGCTCACGCCGGCAGCCCACGAAGGCATGGAGGGTCTTGAGCACATCGACAAGTGCATCGATATCGATCAGAGCCCCATCGGACGCACGCCCCGGTCCAATCCGGCCACCTACACCGGAATCTTTACCCCGGTACGGGAGTTGTTCTCGGGCACCCAGGAGGCCCGTTCCCGGGGCTATAAACCCGGGCGCTTCAGTTTTAACGTAAAGGGCGGCCGCTGTGAGGCCTGCCAGGGCGACGGTGTCACCAAGGTTGAGATGCACTTCCTCCCGGACATCTATGTGCCCTGCGACATCTGTAAGGGCCGGCGCTACAACCGCGAAACCCTGGATATTCGCTACAAGGGCAAAAATATCCACGAAGTGCTGGATATGACCGTCGAAGATGCCCTGGCGTTTTTTGAGGCGGTCCCGACGATCGCCCGCAAGCTTCAGACTCTCATGGACGTGGGGCTCAGCTACGTGCGCCTGGGCCAGGCCGCCACCACCCTCTCCGGCGGTGAAGCCCAGCGCGTTAAGCTCTCCCGAGAGCTGTCAAAGCGGGATACGGGCCGCACACTTTACATTCTTGATGAACCCACCACGGGCCTGCACTTTGAGGACATCCGTCAGTTACTTCAGGTGCTTCACAGGCTTCGGGACCATGGCAACACCGTGGTTATCATTGAACACAACCTCGACGTCATCAAAACCGCCGACTGGATCGTCGATCTCGGCCCCGAGGGTGGCAGTGGTGGCGGCCAGATCATCGCGACGGGCACGCCGGAGACTGTGGCCAAGAACAAGCAGTCGCATACAGGGCATTTTTTGAAGCCCATGCTCGGTACGAACAAGCCTGGCAAGAGTAAGGCGGCTTGA
- the rpsM gene encoding 30S ribosomal protein S13, producing the protein MARIAGVNIPDNKHAVISLTYIFGVGRTQAKRICEASGVEESARVGDLSEDQLDVLRNKVGELTVEGDLRREVSMNIKRLMDLGCNRGLRHRRNLPLRGQRTKTNARTRKGPRKPIRR; encoded by the coding sequence ATGGCTCGTATAGCCGGGGTCAACATACCCGACAACAAGCACGCCGTAATCTCCCTCACCTATATTTTTGGTGTAGGGCGTACCCAGGCCAAGCGCATTTGCGAGGCCAGCGGCGTAGAAGAGAGCGCCCGTGTCGGAGATCTTTCAGAAGATCAGCTCGACGTGCTGCGTAACAAAGTGGGTGAGTTGACCGTCGAGGGCGACCTTCGCCGGGAAGTCTCCATGAATATCAAGCGATTGATGGATCTGGGTTGTAACCGTGGTCTTCGCCACCGTCGTAACCTGCCGCTTCGCGGACAGCGCACCAAGACCAATGCGCGTACCCGTAAGGGACCAAGAAAACCGATTCGCCGTTAA
- the rplR gene encoding 50S ribosomal protein L18 — protein sequence MSAKNDSRLRRARKARQRMRTQGANRLSVHRTPRHIYAQVFAPAGDAVLASASTLDSSLRGGATGNIDAASAVGKLLAERAKAAGIEKVAFDRGGFKYHGRVKALAEAAREGGLEF from the coding sequence ATGAGTGCAAAGAACGATTCGCGTCTCCGTCGCGCCCGCAAAGCGCGTCAGCGTATGCGCACCCAGGGTGCTAACCGTCTGAGCGTACACCGTACGCCGCGTCACATTTACGCGCAGGTGTTCGCGCCTGCAGGCGATGCCGTTCTGGCAAGTGCTTCTACGTTGGACAGCAGTCTGCGTGGCGGTGCGACGGGCAACATTGATGCAGCATCCGCTGTTGGCAAGCTCCTCGCTGAGCGTGCAAAGGCTGCGGGTATTGAAAAGGTCGCTTTTGATCGCGGTGGTTTTAAGTACCACGGGCGGGTGAAGGCGCTGGCTGAAGCCGCGCGCGAAGGCGGACTGGAATTCTAG
- the rplO gene encoding 50S ribosomal protein L15, whose translation MRLNTLSPAPGSRKAGKRVGRGIGSGLGKTAGRGHKGQKSRSGGTVAPGFEGGQMPLQKRLPKYGFTSRISRTTAQVRLGELNKVDSEVIDLEALKSADVVRDDVLRVRVFLSGEIKKAVTLKGIPVSKGAREAIEKAGGKIED comes from the coding sequence ATGCGACTCAACACCCTGAGCCCGGCTCCCGGTTCGCGCAAGGCAGGAAAGCGTGTCGGCCGTGGTATCGGCAGCGGCCTGGGCAAGACGGCCGGCCGTGGACACAAGGGCCAGAAGTCTCGCTCCGGTGGCACTGTGGCACCAGGCTTTGAGGGTGGTCAGATGCCTCTCCAGAAACGTCTGCCCAAGTACGGTTTTACTTCGCGTATTTCTCGCACGACTGCCCAGGTTCGATTGGGTGAGTTGAACAAGGTCGATAGTGAAGTGATTGATCTTGAAGCACTGAAGAGCGCCGATGTTGTTCGTGACGACGTCCTGCGTGTACGCGTGTTTTTGTCTGGTGAGATCAAAAAAGCGGTAACGTTGAAGGGAATTCCCGTGAGTAAGGGTGCCCGCGAAGCGATCGAAAAGGCTGGCGGCAAGATCGAAGACTAG